A genomic window from Thunnus maccoyii chromosome 2, fThuMac1.1, whole genome shotgun sequence includes:
- the zgc:175214 gene encoding RING finger protein 122 isoform X2 — MQPFQWCNGCLCGLGSQRSEQYCSMTSDIYHLPLNVYVIVLGIGLFVFMLSLIFCCYLFRLKQQGTREQFSYNEVVLKGASKKLSLLGQTCAVCLEEFRTRDELGVCPCSHAFHKKCLLKWLEIRSVCPMCNKPILRLHTDAPQGAEGPMDPEEV; from the exons ATGCAACCATTCCAATGGTGTAACG GATGCCTGTGTGGTTTGGGTTCTCAGCGCTCTGAACAGTACTGCAGCATGACGTCTGACATCTATCACCTCCCACTCAATGTGTATGTCATTGTGCTGGGCATCGGCCTCTTCGTCTTCATGCTCAGCCTCATCTTCTGCTGCTACCTTTTCAG gttgaaacaacaaggaacGAGGGAGCAGTTCAGCTACAATGAG GTGGTGCTGAAGGGAGCCAGCAAGAAACTGAGCCTCCTAGGA CAAACCTGTGCGGTGTGTCTGGAAGAATTCAGGACCAGAGATGAATTGGGAGTGTGCCCATGCTCACATGCATTTCACAAGAA GTGCCTGCTTAAGTGGCTGGAGATCCGCAGCGTGTGCCCAATGTGTAACAAACCCATCCTCCGGCTCCACACAGACGCCCCCCAGGGTGCGGAGGGTCCAATGGACCCTGAGGAAGTGTGA
- the LOC121911302 gene encoding inositol 1,4,5-trisphosphate receptor-interacting protein: MQDTLLRVFVVTLSLMRLWDDPGIEEGDNIILQKQEEWLLREREKLDQEIAPVNQEMTHTDDKGPLDDVINVNKEQNEASVSKEFDQRVTEKDKMPDVTDTNQDSEEDDEHFMDNNNSSLPEKSKTDTDQKDILQVEGSLQLDMNNDVFSSKQQEAPLSHHTKTSDNETSENALSDWEKDYLWYIWNTLSIISLIRFFRKCLRRNPQMKQEDARNFPVPLPDSNTLQRFYSKCIQVSLDEKCREGEFLEGFVADLLESMRSICDRNGGMLMEDFQMVDVCDIIVTFTPPEPYSFQCLLSNNQATDLLPDRQVCGQIKLVENKKIPNGCPCQSSDADDDMVCLLHCENERVKTKIMDVCDGPLCMKNSPFLSKSQVTRWFQSTIRQAWTLISHKYEFELNIRYIDAPGALVVRFRSGKRICFSLNPVVKFNSDAHFYITPYLPSSLDTFWTLSLTIYEDRFLEHISKRLPENSCHIQTLDIARFLHKRQTALSGSSSLKDFHFKTALMHLLLTKDPSHWKPDNVACTLQDLLAFIQRSLEKRLLHHVLIGNPLNQRVIQLPTELTHVKPVNLFHPLVVHNCIYKNAVMHFQETLRNADMLIHDYVKCIDRANCAI, translated from the coding sequence ATGCAAGATACTCTGCTCCGAGTGTTTGTGGTCACTCTGAGTCTCATGCGTCTCTGGGATGACCCCGGGATTGAGGAGGGGGACAATATCATCTTGCAAAAGCAGGAAGAGTGGCTGCTGAGGGAAAGGGAGAAACTGGACCAGGAAATAGCACCTGTCAATCAGgaaatgacacacactgatgataAAGGGCCTCTGGATGATGTAATAAATGtcaacaaagaacaaaatgagGCTTCAGTCTCAAAAGAGTTTGACCAACGTGTTACTGAAAAAGATAAAATGCCAGATGTGACTGACACCAACCAAGATtcagaggaagatgatgaaCATTTTATGGATAACAACAATTCAAGTCTGCCAGAAAAGTCCAAAACTGACACTGATCAAAAAGATATTCTCCAAGTAGAGGGCAGTTTACAACTGGACATGAACAATGACGTGTTCAGCTCCAAGCAACAAGAAGCACCTCTGTCCCACCACACCAAGACGTCAGACAATGAAACTTCAGAGAATGCGCTTTCTGACTGGGAGAAGGATTACCTCTGGTACATATGGAACACACTTTCCATTATTTCCTTGATCCGCTTCTTCAGGAAATGCCTGAGGAGAAATCCTCAAATGAAACAAGAAGATGCCAGGAACTTCCCAGTGCCGCTACCAGACAGCAACACTCTACAGCGTTTCTATTCTAAATGTATTCAAGTCTCACTCGATGAGAAGTGCAGAGAGGGTGAATTTTTAGAGGGGTTTGTAGCAGACCTGCTGGAATCGATGAGGAGCATCTGTGATAGAAATGGCGGTATGCTGATGGAGGACTTTCAGATGGTGGATGTGTGTGATATCATTGTCACCTTCACCCCACCAGAGCCGTACAGCTTTCAGTGTCTGCTCAGTAACAACCAGGCTACTGACCTGCTGCCAGATAGGCAAGTCTGTGGCCAAATAAAGCtggtggaaaataaaaaaatcccaAATGGCTGCCCCTGTCAGTCTTCAGATGCAGACGATGATATGGTTTGCCTGCTGCACTGCGAGAATGAGAGGGTAAAGACAAAAATCATGGATGTTTGTGATGGTCCTCTTTGCATGAAGAACTCCCCATTCCTGTCAAAATCCCAGGTTACCAGATGGTTTCAGAGCACTATAAGACAAGCATGGACACTGATTTCACACAAGTATGAGTTTGAGCTCAACATTCGCTACATCGATGCTCCTGGCGCTCTGGTAGTTCGATTCAGATCTGGCAAGAGGATTTGCTTCAGTTTAAACCCTGTAGTTAAATTCAACTCTGATGCTCATTTTTATATTACCCCTTACCTCCCTTCCAGCTTGGATACATTCTGGACACTCTCTCTGACCATCTATGAAGATCGCTTCTTAGAACACATCTCTAAACGGCTTCCTGAAAACTCATGTCACATTCAAACTCTTGACATTGCACGTTTCCTTCACAAGAGACAAACAGCACTGTCAGGAAGTAGCTCTCTGAAggattttcatttcaaaactgcACTAATGCACCTGCTTTTGACCAAGGACCCATCACACTGGAAACCAGATAATGTGGCTTGCACGCTACAAGACTTACTGGCCTTCATACAGAGAAGCCTTGAGAAAAGGCTGCTGCACCACGTTCTTATTGGGAACCCTTTAAATCAAAGGGTAATTCAACTCCCTACTGAGTTGACTCATGTAAAGCCAGTGAATCTCTTCCATCCCCTTGTGGTACACAACTGCATCTACAAAAATGCTGTAATGCATTTCCAGGAGACTCTTAGAAATGCAGACATGCTGATACATGATTATGTTAAGTGTATTGACAGGGCTAATTGtgcaatttga
- the zgc:175214 gene encoding RING finger protein 122 isoform X1, whose protein sequence is MYSDNYYCRYNVFKCVFCLCKLFLAGCLCGLGSQRSEQYCSMTSDIYHLPLNVYVIVLGIGLFVFMLSLIFCCYLFRLKQQGTREQFSYNEVVLKGASKKLSLLGQTCAVCLEEFRTRDELGVCPCSHAFHKKCLLKWLEIRSVCPMCNKPILRLHTDAPQGAEGPMDPEEV, encoded by the exons ATGTACAGTGACAATTACTATTGTAGgtataatgtttttaaatgtgtattttgtttgtgcAAACTCTTCCTGGCAGGATGCCTGTGTGGTTTGGGTTCTCAGCGCTCTGAACAGTACTGCAGCATGACGTCTGACATCTATCACCTCCCACTCAATGTGTATGTCATTGTGCTGGGCATCGGCCTCTTCGTCTTCATGCTCAGCCTCATCTTCTGCTGCTACCTTTTCAG gttgaaacaacaaggaacGAGGGAGCAGTTCAGCTACAATGAG GTGGTGCTGAAGGGAGCCAGCAAGAAACTGAGCCTCCTAGGA CAAACCTGTGCGGTGTGTCTGGAAGAATTCAGGACCAGAGATGAATTGGGAGTGTGCCCATGCTCACATGCATTTCACAAGAA GTGCCTGCTTAAGTGGCTGGAGATCCGCAGCGTGTGCCCAATGTGTAACAAACCCATCCTCCGGCTCCACACAGACGCCCCCCAGGGTGCGGAGGGTCCAATGGACCCTGAGGAAGTGTGA
- the LOC121911333 gene encoding calcium homeostasis modulator protein 1 → MDKFRMMFQFLQSNQESFMNGICGIMALASAQMYSAFEFSCPCMPEYNYTYGIGLLIIPPLWFFMLGFVLNNNVSVLAEEWKRPTGRRRKDPSVLRYMFCSITQRSLIAPAVWVSVTLMDGKSFLCAFSVNLDIEKFGNYSLVKGMSETEKIKLLAKIPCKDLFEHQEIRVAASRYIKCISQACGWMFLLMMTVTAFLIRAIRPCFTQAAFLKTKYWSHYIDIERKMFDETCKEHAKSFAKVCIHQYFENISGENFYHHHSSKDDSFDEDEDKKRSDEDRLLGIRAQDDMNKVLWNWHTCKPALALRKDQINGENNGRLNGEANGAVNGFVKGHTHDIEKKEWAVYYSKV, encoded by the exons ATGGATAAGTTTCGTATGATGTTCCAGTTTCTCCAGTCCAACCAGGAATCTTTTATGAATGGGATCTGTGGTATCATGGCACTAGCTAGCGCACAGATGTACTCTGCCTTTGAGTTCAGCTGCCCCTGTATGCCAGAATACAACTACACCTATGGGATCGGATTGCTTATTATTCCCCCTCTATGGTTCTTTATGTTAGGTTTTGTATTGAACAATAATGTGTCAGTGCTTGCCGAGGAGTGGAAGAGACCCACAGGGAGACGGAGGAAGGATCCCTCAGTCCTTCGCTACATGTTTTGTTCAATCACGCAGAGATCCTTGATAGCACCTGCGGTGTGGGTGTCTGTCACTCTCATGGATGGGAAGAGCTTTTTGTGTGCTTTCAGTGTCAACTTGGATATTGAAAAGTTTGGGAATTACAGTCTGGTAAAGGGGATGTCAGAGACGGAGAAGATAAAACTTCTGGCAAAGATTCCATGCAAAGACCTGTTTGAGCATCAGGAAATAAGAGTGGCAGCATCACGATACATCAAGTGTATATCACAG GCATGCGGATGGATGTTTCTGCTCATGATGACCGTCACGGCCTTCCTGATCCGGGCTATTCGACCATGCTTTACCCAGGCCGCCTTCCTCAAGACCAAATACTGGTCTCATTACATTGACATTGAGCGCAAGATGTTTGATGAGACCTGTAAAGAGCACGCCAAGAGCTTTGCCAAGGTTTGCATCCACCAGTACTTTGAGAACATCAGCGGAGAGAACTTCTACCACCATCACTCCAGCAAGGACGACAGCTTCGATGAAGACGAAGACAAGAAGAGAAGCGATGAAGACAGGCTTCTGGGTATCAGGGCCCAGGATGATATGAATAAAGTTTTGTGGAATTGGCACACCTGTAAACCAGCTCTGGCTCTGAGAAAGGACCAGATAAATGGTGAAAACAATGGCAGACTGAATGGAGAAGCCAATGGAGCAGTAAATGGGTTTGTAAAGGGGCACACCCATGACATAGAGAAAAAGGAATGGGCGGTGTATTATAGTAAGGTCTGA